In a single window of the Nodularia spumigena CCY9414 genome:
- a CDS encoding DUF1361 domain-containing protein codes for MKEELIATFLQILRFNMRWMTWNLFLAFIPLALSVWLFRIKRRRSGVWWLGFLVFFAFLPNAPYLLTDIIHFIEDIRRIESVWMITLVLIPIYLLVILAGFEAYVISLINLGYYLHRIGKNQWILAVELITHALCAVGIYWGRFLRFNSWDFVTQPDALLTRGIEELLGRQPLIIIAITFVILLGLYWIMKRVSLGFVMQPQNGIGIQAQRTNTQ; via the coding sequence ATGAAAGAGGAATTGATAGCCACATTTTTACAAATCTTACGCTTTAATATGCGTTGGATGACTTGGAATTTATTTCTGGCTTTTATACCTTTAGCTTTGAGTGTTTGGTTATTTCGTATTAAACGCCGACGTTCTGGGGTTTGGTGGCTAGGATTCCTGGTTTTCTTTGCGTTCTTACCAAATGCCCCTTATTTATTAACCGATATAATTCACTTTATAGAAGATATCCGTAGGATTGAATCTGTATGGATGATTACCTTAGTCCTAATTCCTATTTATCTGCTGGTGATTTTGGCTGGGTTTGAAGCTTATGTAATTTCCTTAATTAATTTAGGTTACTATTTACATCGGATAGGTAAAAATCAATGGATTTTGGCGGTTGAACTAATTACCCATGCACTTTGTGCGGTTGGTATTTATTGGGGTAGGTTCTTACGTTTCAATAGTTGGGATTTCGTGACTCAACCGGATGCTTTACTAACCAGAGGTATAGAGGAATTGCTTGGTAGACAGCCTTTAATAATTATTGCTATCACCTTTGTGATCCTGCTAGGTTTGTACTGGATTATGAAACGAGTATCTTTGGGGTTTGTTATGCAGCCACAAAATGGGATAGGTATTCAGGCACAACGAACTAATACTCAGTAA
- the folB gene encoding dihydroneopterin aldolase, with the protein MDCIHLTNIRCYGYTGYLPEEQVLGQWFEVDVKLWLDISTAAQTDAIEDTIDYRSVISSIQHLVKTAKFALIERLVGAIADSILQQCDRVTQVQVIVSKPAAPIPDFGGRISIEITRTKSNL; encoded by the coding sequence ATGGATTGCATTCATTTAACTAATATTCGCTGCTATGGCTACACTGGGTATTTACCAGAAGAACAGGTATTGGGACAATGGTTTGAGGTAGACGTGAAGTTATGGTTAGATATTTCCACAGCTGCCCAGACTGACGCAATTGAAGATACTATAGATTATCGCAGCGTTATTAGCTCGATTCAACATTTGGTAAAAACAGCTAAGTTTGCTTTGATCGAAAGGTTAGTGGGTGCGATCGCTGATTCTATCTTGCAACAGTGCGATCGCGTCACTCAAGTTCAAGTCATTGTCAGTAAACCCGCCGCACCTATTCCAGATTTTGGCGGCCGAATTAGTATTGAAATCACTAGAACCAAGTCTAACCTCTGA
- the menD gene encoding 2-succinyl-5-enolpyruvyl-6-hydroxy-3-cyclohexene-1-carboxylic-acid synthase, with the protein MFDIIPYKNVNQLWAYILTQTLKRLGLNSVVICPGSRSTPLVVAFVQQIPDIEAISILDERSAAFFALGRAKATGVPVVLVCTSGTAGANFYPAIIEAKESHVPLLVLTSDRPQELRNCHSGQTIDQVKLYGNYPNWQAELAVPSPDMRMLGYLRQTIIHAWERCQMPTQGPVHLNIPLRDPLAPIPDKIDLSDLQSQFDPEDFFAGIAHTNPITHSPFPIPPQWLKSERGIIIGGVAQPQQAEKYCQAIARLSQTLNWPVLAEGLSPVRNYADLNPYLISTYDIILRNQQLTQELTPEIVIQIGEMPTSKELRNWLSTTQPQRWLIDSSHENLDPLHGKTIHLRISVEELENLAIINPEQGIYLQKWCELETKIRNNIDDKFAHIDELIESKAAWLLSQTLPPGTALFIANSMPVRDVEYFWKPNNLGIKPYVNRGANGIDGTLSTALGIAHQQQSSVMLTGDLALLHDTNGFLMRNKFIGHLTIILINNNGGGIFEMLPISKFDPPFEEFFATPQDIDFAQLCATYNVQHQLISSWEQLKENLQLLPKTGIRVLELRTNRKVDAKWRKENLERFGANIVG; encoded by the coding sequence ATGTTTGATATCATACCTTATAAAAATGTTAATCAACTTTGGGCTTATATCTTAACTCAGACACTCAAGCGCCTGGGATTAAATAGTGTCGTCATTTGTCCTGGTTCACGTTCTACACCTTTAGTAGTCGCCTTTGTCCAGCAAATACCCGATATTGAAGCTATTTCCATTCTCGATGAGCGTTCAGCCGCCTTTTTTGCCTTGGGAAGAGCCAAAGCCACTGGGGTTCCCGTAGTGCTGGTTTGCACCTCTGGAACAGCCGGAGCGAATTTTTACCCAGCGATTATTGAAGCCAAAGAAAGTCACGTACCACTGTTGGTATTAACCAGCGATAGACCACAAGAATTGAGAAATTGTCATTCTGGGCAAACCATAGACCAAGTTAAATTATATGGTAATTACCCCAACTGGCAAGCAGAGTTAGCTGTACCCTCTCCAGACATGAGAATGCTCGGTTATCTACGACAAACCATCATCCATGCTTGGGAACGCTGTCAAATGCCGACACAGGGGCCAGTCCATTTAAATATTCCCTTGCGTGACCCCCTTGCACCCATTCCCGATAAAATTGACTTGAGTGATTTACAGTCACAGTTCGACCCAGAAGACTTTTTTGCAGGAATAGCACATACTAACCCTATTACCCATTCGCCATTCCCGATTCCCCCACAGTGGTTAAAATCTGAGCGAGGAATAATCATCGGCGGTGTAGCCCAACCCCAACAAGCAGAGAAATATTGTCAGGCGATCGCCCGTCTTTCCCAAACACTCAACTGGCCTGTCTTAGCTGAAGGACTTTCCCCAGTCAGAAATTATGCAGACCTCAACCCCTATTTAATTTCCACCTACGACATCATTTTACGCAATCAGCAACTTACCCAAGAATTAACACCAGAAATAGTAATTCAGATCGGGGAAATGCCCACCAGTAAAGAACTACGTAACTGGCTATCTACTACTCAACCCCAACGCTGGCTCATCGATAGTAGCCATGAAAACTTAGACCCTTTGCATGGAAAAACCATACATTTAAGGATATCTGTAGAAGAGTTAGAAAATTTGGCAATAATCAATCCTGAGCAGGGAATTTATTTACAAAAATGGTGTGAACTTGAAACGAAAATCAGAAATAATATTGATGACAAATTTGCACATATAGATGAATTAATTGAAAGTAAAGCTGCTTGGCTACTTTCGCAAACTCTCCCACCAGGAACAGCCTTATTTATTGCTAATAGTATGCCAGTGCGGGATGTAGAATATTTCTGGAAACCGAATAACTTAGGAATAAAACCTTATGTTAACCGAGGTGCAAATGGTATTGATGGCACACTTTCCACAGCTTTAGGAATTGCACATCAACAGCAAAGTAGTGTGATGTTAACAGGAGACTTAGCCTTGTTACATGATACCAACGGATTTTTAATGAGAAATAAATTTATTGGACATTTAACAATTATCTTAATTAACAACAATGGTGGGGGCATTTTTGAAATGTTACCCATTAGCAAATTTGACCCCCCCTTTGAAGAATTTTTTGCCACTCCCCAAGATATTGATTTTGCTCAGTTGTGCGCCACATACAATGTCCAGCATCAGCTAATTAGTTCTTGGGAACAGTTAAAAGAAAACTTGCAGCTGTTACCCAAGACGGGAATTAGAGTTTTAGAACTCAGAACCAATAGAAAAGTAGATGCTAAATGGAGAAAAGAAAATTTAGAGAGATTTGGGGCGAATATTGTAGGTTGA
- a CDS encoding amino acid ABC transporter substrate-binding protein, translated as MRRSALILAIAPLIFAITACNNPGETTNTNNPNPGTQTTRNRWDAIKSRGQLICGVSGQIPGFSFVETDGKYSGIDVDICRAIAAALFDNPDAVEFRNLSAQERFTALQTGEIDVLSRNTSWTLSRATAMGLEFAPVVFYDGQAIMVGKNRGINSLADMKDKAICVQSGTTTEQNLADQMRKRNITYKPIVFEDVNVTFATYAEGRCDGITADRSALVSRRITLPNPENNVILDEVISSEPLAPAVAKGDSVLGSAVTWVVYSLIKAEELGINSQNLGQFATSNDPDIKRFLGTEGNLGEGLGLTNDFAARIVKHVGNYGEIYDRNLGPKTNLNLPRGQNQLGQQGGLLYAPPFR; from the coding sequence ATGAGAAGATCAGCGTTAATTTTAGCGATCGCTCCCCTAATATTTGCAATTACGGCTTGTAACAACCCAGGAGAAACCACAAACACAAATAATCCTAATCCCGGAACACAAACAACTCGTAATCGCTGGGATGCAATTAAAAGTCGTGGTCAGCTAATTTGCGGTGTCAGTGGACAAATCCCAGGGTTTAGCTTTGTGGAAACTGACGGTAAGTATAGTGGTATCGACGTGGATATCTGCCGAGCGATCGCAGCTGCTTTATTTGACAACCCAGATGCAGTAGAATTTCGCAACCTCAGCGCCCAAGAGCGATTTACAGCCTTACAAACTGGGGAAATAGACGTTCTCAGCCGTAACACTAGCTGGACACTCAGTCGTGCCACTGCTATGGGTCTAGAATTTGCCCCCGTTGTCTTTTACGATGGTCAGGCGATCATGGTGGGCAAAAATCGTGGAATTAATTCCCTGGCAGATATGAAAGATAAAGCCATCTGCGTTCAAAGTGGTACTACCACAGAGCAAAATTTAGCAGACCAAATGCGGAAACGAAACATCACCTACAAGCCCATTGTTTTTGAAGATGTTAACGTGACTTTTGCTACTTATGCTGAAGGGCGTTGTGATGGCATTACAGCCGATCGTTCAGCATTAGTTTCTCGGCGCATCACTCTACCCAATCCTGAAAATAACGTCATTCTGGATGAAGTAATTTCCTCAGAACCCCTAGCACCAGCCGTTGCCAAAGGTGACTCTGTATTAGGTAGTGCGGTGACATGGGTGGTTTATTCGCTGATTAAAGCCGAAGAATTGGGGATTAATTCTCAGAACCTGGGACAATTCGCTACTAGTAACGACCCAGATATTAAACGCTTTTTAGGCACAGAAGGCAATCTAGGAGAAGGACTCGGTTTAACAAACGACTTCGCCGCCAGGATAGTCAAGCACGTCGGTAACTATGGCGAAATTTACGATCGCAACTTGGGACCAAAAACTAACCTAAATCTCCCTCGCGGTCAAAATCAACTAGGTCAGCAGGGTGGATTACTTTATGCTCCACCGTTTCGCTAA
- a CDS encoding amino acid ABC transporter permease: MTNSKPPVWRDYRFWNIVAQLIAVSLAAVVVIILWGNLNRNLQQLGIQLGFDFLQQQASFGIGETLINYQPTDTYSRALWVGLVNSLRVAVLGIFFTTIVGISAGIARLSDNWLVRKITTIYVEIFRNTPLLLQLLFWYFAVFLGFPRREDKISLWGFLGISQDGIELPWFSLSPEFSALLLGLVFFTGAFIAEIVRGGIQSVPKGQWEAARSLGFPPLLIMRLVIFPQALRVIIPPLTSQYLNLTKNSSLAIAIGYPDIYFVASTTFNQTGRAVEVMLLLILTYLTLSLTISLTMNLFNRQVQIK; the protein is encoded by the coding sequence ATGACTAATTCCAAACCACCTGTATGGCGCGATTATCGATTTTGGAACATTGTGGCACAACTGATAGCTGTATCATTAGCAGCAGTTGTAGTCATCATCCTGTGGGGTAATCTCAACCGCAATTTGCAGCAATTAGGCATTCAGTTGGGATTTGATTTTCTCCAGCAGCAAGCGTCTTTTGGTATCGGCGAAACCCTCATTAATTACCAACCAACTGATACCTACAGTCGCGCCTTGTGGGTGGGATTAGTTAACTCATTGCGGGTGGCAGTTTTAGGTATTTTCTTCACCACTATTGTGGGGATTAGTGCCGGGATAGCCCGGTTGTCAGACAACTGGCTAGTGCGGAAAATTACGACGATTTACGTAGAAATATTTCGGAATACACCTTTACTGCTGCAATTATTATTTTGGTACTTTGCCGTATTTCTAGGTTTTCCCAGAAGAGAGGATAAAATTTCCCTCTGGGGATTCCTGGGAATCAGCCAAGATGGCATAGAACTGCCTTGGTTTAGTTTATCTCCAGAGTTTTCAGCTTTATTGCTGGGGTTGGTGTTTTTCACTGGTGCATTTATTGCCGAAATTGTCCGAGGCGGGATTCAATCAGTACCAAAAGGGCAATGGGAAGCAGCGCGATCGCTAGGATTTCCACCATTATTAATTATGCGTCTGGTAATATTTCCCCAAGCCTTGCGAGTGATTATTCCACCACTGACAAGCCAGTATTTAAATTTAACTAAGAATTCTAGTTTAGCGATCGCCATCGGCTACCCTGATATTTATTTTGTCGCCTCTACCACCTTTAACCAAACCGGGAGAGCCGTAGAAGTAATGTTGCTACTGATATTGACATATCTCACCCTGAGTTTGACTATTTCCCTAACAATGAACTTATTCAACCGCCAAGTGCAGATCAAATGA
- a CDS encoding amino acid ABC transporter permease produces the protein MTKLTWLRKNLFSSWYNSLLTVVCLLVLFWMVWGLLNWAITQAQWTVIWVNLRLFLVGRFPQTLYWRVWIVVAIASTFSAITVSVFFGKQQLTKPLVVGYALISGFLLVILPWDLTSRLWLLLIAVLLLAGFWLGSRFDQIIAPWLSLAWLLSFPVILWLLGGGFGLQAVSTNLWNGLLLTLLMASVSIVLSFPIGVLLALGRTSYLPVVRWFCIFYIEIVRGLPLIGILFLAQVMLPLFLPTELRLDRLLRGVAGLVLFSAAYMAENLRGGLQAIPRGQVEAAKALGLNTPLVVILIILPQALRAVIPAIVGQFIGLFKDTSLLSLVGLVELTGISRSILAQPQFLGRYAEVYLFIGLIYWIFCYLMSLASRRLERQLNISQ, from the coding sequence ATGACTAAATTGACTTGGTTACGTAAAAACCTCTTTAGTAGCTGGTACAACAGCTTGTTAACTGTTGTCTGCTTATTAGTGTTGTTTTGGATGGTATGGGGATTACTGAATTGGGCAATTACTCAAGCACAATGGACAGTAATTTGGGTGAATTTACGTTTATTTTTAGTTGGTAGGTTTCCCCAAACCTTATACTGGCGAGTTTGGATTGTCGTGGCGATCGCTTCCACATTCAGCGCCATCACTGTTAGTGTATTCTTTGGTAAACAACAGTTGACAAAGCCTCTGGTTGTTGGATATGCCTTGATTTCGGGATTCTTATTAGTAATTTTGCCCTGGGATTTGACATCCCGCCTGTGGTTGCTGTTAATTGCAGTTTTGCTCCTTGCAGGTTTTTGGTTGGGAAGTAGATTTGATCAAATCATAGCGCCTTGGCTTTCTTTAGCATGGTTGTTGTCGTTCCCGGTAATTCTGTGGCTACTTGGCGGTGGGTTTGGCTTGCAAGCAGTATCTACCAACCTTTGGAACGGTTTGTTACTCACCTTACTAATGGCAAGCGTTAGTATAGTCCTTTCCTTTCCCATTGGCGTTTTACTAGCTTTAGGACGCACCAGTTATTTGCCTGTAGTGCGTTGGTTTTGCATCTTCTATATTGAAATTGTCAGAGGACTACCGCTAATTGGGATTTTGTTCCTAGCCCAAGTCATGTTGCCATTATTTCTGCCCACAGAATTGCGTTTAGATCGGTTACTGCGAGGAGTAGCCGGACTAGTATTATTTAGTGCTGCTTACATGGCAGAAAACTTGCGTGGCGGACTCCAAGCCATCCCACGGGGACAAGTTGAAGCAGCAAAAGCATTAGGACTGAATACACCTTTAGTAGTAATTTTAATTATTCTCCCCCAAGCTTTACGGGCAGTGATTCCAGCAATAGTTGGTCAGTTTATTGGCTTATTTAAAGACACTTCCCTATTATCTCTGGTGGGATTGGTAGAACTCACAGGTATTTCCCGTTCTATCTTGGCGCAGCCCCAATTTCTCGGACGCTATGCAGAAGTTTATTTATTTATTGGATTAATTTACTGGATATTTTGTTACTTGATGTCCTTAGCATCTAGACGATTAGAAAGACAATTAAATATTAGTCAATAG
- a CDS encoding amino acid ABC transporter ATP-binding protein has translation MSELQPIIVAEDVHKWYGKFHALQGVSLNVNRGEVVVLMGPSGSGKSTFIRTFNALEAYQQGKIIIDGITLSHDLQNIELIRREVGMVFQQFNLFPHLTVLENISLAPVWVRRLSKPKAEELAMQLLERVGILEQAHKYPGQLSGGQQQRVAIARALAMKPKIMLFDEPTSALDPEMVREVLDVMRSLANDGMTMVVVTHEVGFAREVADRVILMDSGSLIESATPDTFFTNPKEARTRKFLAQIL, from the coding sequence ATGTCAGAGTTACAACCAATAATTGTTGCTGAAGATGTTCATAAATGGTACGGTAAATTTCATGCTCTCCAGGGCGTGAGTTTAAATGTCAATCGTGGAGAAGTGGTAGTTTTGATGGGACCTTCTGGTTCTGGTAAGTCAACCTTTATCCGCACATTTAACGCTTTAGAAGCATACCAACAGGGAAAAATCATCATTGACGGTATTACCCTCAGTCATGACTTGCAAAATATTGAACTGATTCGGCGAGAAGTGGGGATGGTGTTTCAGCAGTTTAATTTATTTCCCCATTTAACCGTCCTGGAAAACATTTCTTTAGCTCCAGTTTGGGTGCGGCGGTTGTCAAAGCCAAAAGCTGAAGAATTAGCAATGCAACTTTTAGAAAGAGTCGGTATTTTAGAGCAAGCGCACAAATATCCCGGACAGTTATCTGGTGGACAGCAACAACGGGTAGCGATCGCCCGTGCTTTAGCGATGAAACCTAAAATTATGCTCTTTGACGAACCCACTTCCGCATTAGATCCAGAGATGGTCAGAGAAGTGTTAGATGTAATGCGAAGCCTAGCTAACGATGGGATGACGATGGTAGTAGTTACCCACGAAGTCGGATTTGCTCGTGAAGTAGCCGACCGAGTAATTCTCATGGATAGTGGTTCCCTGATTGAGTCAGCTACACCTGATACCTTTTTCACCAACCCCAAAGAAGCACGGACTCGGAAATTTTTAGCGCAGATTCTCTAA
- the menB gene encoding 1,4-dihydroxy-2-naphthoyl-CoA synthase, protein MTQINWQIVKNYEDILYHKIDGIAKITINRPHKRNAFRPKTVFELYDAFCDAREDTNIGVVLFTGAGPHIDGKYAFCSGGDQSVRGKAGYVDDAGIPRLNVLDLQRLIRSMPKVVIALVAGYAIGGGHVLHLICDLSIAADNAIFGQTGPKVGSFDGGFGASYLARVVGQKKAREIWFLCRQYNAEQALDMGLVNTIVPVEQLEAEGIQWAQEILEKSPTAIRCLKSAFNADCDGQAGLQELAGNATLLYYMTEEGSEGKQAFLEKRPPNFRTFPWLP, encoded by the coding sequence ATGACCCAAATCAACTGGCAAATTGTCAAAAACTACGAAGACATCCTGTATCATAAAATCGACGGCATTGCTAAAATTACTATTAACCGTCCCCATAAACGTAACGCCTTTCGTCCTAAAACCGTCTTTGAACTCTACGACGCTTTCTGTGATGCTCGTGAAGATACGAACATAGGCGTAGTCCTATTTACTGGCGCAGGTCCCCACATTGATGGTAAATACGCTTTCTGTTCTGGTGGAGATCAAAGTGTTCGCGGAAAAGCGGGTTATGTTGACGATGCGGGAATCCCCCGCTTAAACGTGTTGGACTTGCAACGCTTAATTCGTTCCATGCCGAAAGTAGTCATTGCTTTAGTAGCTGGCTATGCTATTGGTGGTGGACACGTCCTACACCTAATTTGTGACCTCAGCATTGCCGCCGATAATGCTATTTTTGGACAGACGGGACCCAAAGTAGGCAGTTTTGATGGTGGTTTTGGTGCAAGTTATCTCGCCCGTGTTGTGGGACAAAAAAAGGCGCGAGAAATTTGGTTTCTCTGTCGTCAATATAACGCCGAACAAGCTTTAGATATGGGTTTAGTAAATACCATTGTCCCAGTAGAACAGCTAGAAGCTGAAGGTATTCAATGGGCGCAAGAAATTTTAGAAAAAAGTCCGACTGCAATACGGTGTTTGAAATCAGCATTTAACGCTGACTGTGACGGACAAGCTGGTTTACAAGAACTCGCCGGGAACGCCACTCTACTGTATTACATGACTGAAGAGGGTTCTGAGGGAAAACAAGCCTTTTTAGAAAAACGTCCCCCGAATTTTCGCACCTTTCCTTGGCTACCTTAA
- a CDS encoding DUF721 domain-containing protein encodes MSFNSVNNILGVLKQQAKWQEHPFQRVLQLWPDVVGKVAATHTRPLSIQRDVLQVATSSAAWAQNMTFGRTTLLLKLNQKLSEPLVDIRFSTKDWQRVPDYLHQKTVIPQEHPSYLGDVNRSRSQVKPTIENANTAFAAWAKTMQGRSHGLPLCPQCQSPTPPGELQRWQICCVCAAKQF; translated from the coding sequence ATGTCATTCAATTCAGTTAATAATATTTTAGGCGTTCTCAAGCAACAGGCGAAATGGCAAGAACACCCATTTCAGCGCGTGCTTCAGTTATGGCCAGATGTTGTGGGAAAAGTGGCTGCTACTCATACCCGACCATTATCAATTCAGCGTGATGTCTTGCAGGTAGCTACTTCTAGCGCTGCTTGGGCGCAGAACATGACATTTGGACGAACAACTCTGCTGTTAAAATTAAATCAAAAGTTGTCTGAGCCTTTAGTGGATATTCGCTTTTCTACTAAAGATTGGCAACGTGTTCCAGATTACTTACACCAAAAAACCGTCATCCCCCAGGAACATCCCAGTTATTTGGGTGATGTTAATCGTTCTCGCAGTCAGGTTAAACCCACTATTGAGAACGCAAATACTGCTTTTGCAGCTTGGGCTAAAACAATGCAAGGGCGATCTCATGGTTTACCCCTTTGTCCTCAATGTCAATCTCCCACCCCACCCGGTGAACTCCAGCGTTGGCAAATCTGTTGTGTTTGTGCTGCCAAGCAGTTTTAG